In Brettanomyces bruxellensis chromosome 8, complete sequence, a genomic segment contains:
- a CDS encoding uncharacterized protein (MEROPS:MER0018320) → MTETTKKPETTEDKKTFIVTLKEQAAAPAVAKFKNAVAALGGSIEHEYSLIKGYVVKLPSIHAEKLNKDENVASVEEDKEVKANSV, encoded by the exons ATGACAGAAACAACTAAAAAACCAGAGACGACAGAGGACAAGAAAACTTTCATA GTCACGTTGAAAGAGCAGGCAGCAGCACCAGCCGTTGCAAA ATTCAAGAATGCCGTTGCCGCATTAGGCGGAAGCATTGAGCATGAATATTCACTTATTAAAGGATATGT CGTTAAACTTCCATCTATTCATGCCGAGAAGTTGAacaaggatgaaaatgttgCAAGTGTTGAGGAAGACAAAGAGGTGAAAGCCAACAGCGTTTGA